CTGGTATCCAAGACCAGTTTTATGTGTTGGATCGGGAGTGGCGTTATACCTTTGTTAACGATCGCGTAGCAGATGTTGTGGGCATCCCAAAGGAAGATTTACTAGGTAGGATCCTTTGGGAAGTATTTCCTGATATGGTTAAAACCGAATTTTATACCCAAGTTCATCGAGCGATCGCCCAACAGAACGTTGTTCGCTTTGAATACTTTTATACCCCTTGGCAACGCTGGTTTGAGAATCGCATCTACCCTTTTGGTGAAGGAGTAAGCATTTTTGTTACAGAAATTAGCGATCGCAAAACAACAGAAGCCGAACGCGATCGCCTTCTGGAACTTGAGCAAGCTGCGAGAACTGAAGCCGAAACAGCCAACCGGATAAAAGATGAGTTTTTGGCGGTGCTTTCCCATGAATTGCGATCGCCTCTCAATCCTATTCTTGGTTGGGCGAGACTCTTACAAACTCGTAAATTTCAACCAGCAGAGATTAATAAAGCGATTGCAACCATCGAGCGCAATGCTAAATTACAAGCGCAACTAATTGAAGACTTGCTTGATGTCTCTCGGATCTTACAAGGTAAACTCAACCTTAATATGTTTCCCGTCAACCTAGTGTCTGTTATTGAGGCGGGATTGGAGACAGTGCATTTGGCAGCAGAGGCTAAAGAGATTCAAATTCACACAATGCTGGATGCTTCCTTCGGGCAAGTTTTGGGTGATTCTGGTCGTTTACAACAAGTAATCTGGAATCTGTTATCTAATGCCGTTAAATTCACTCCTGAAGGAGGAAAAATTGAGATTCAACTAGAGCGCATTGATACTCAAGCTCAAATTACTGTCAGTGATACAGGTAAGGGAATTAGCCCGGAATTTCTCCCTTATGTATTTGAATATTTTCGTCAGGCTGATGGCACAACAACCCGAAGGTTTGGTGGGTTGGGATTAGGGTTAGCAATTGTCCGTCATCTGATAGAATTACACGGTGGCACGATTTGGGCTGAAAGTTTAGGGGAAGGGCAAGGAGCTATTTTTACAGTTAGGCTACCGCTCATCAAAAAAGAGTTAAGCCCACAACAACAGATAAATGATGCTCTAAATACCTCTTTGACAGATGAAATCCTTACAGGCATTGAAATTTTAGTTGTGGACGATGACGATGATACCCGTGAGTTCCACACATTTGTGCTAGAACAGGCTGGAGCAAGGGTAATTGCTGCGGCATCGGCAAAAGAAGCACTGCAAGTATTGGCAGAGTCACAACCAGATATTATGCTCAGTGATATTGGAATGCCAGAGATCGATGGCTATATGCTGATGCGTCAAATTAAAGTATTGCAAGCAAAGCAAGCTAAACAGATTCCTGCGATCGCCTTAACTGCTTATGCCGGAGAAATCAACCAGCAACAAGCACTCAAATCAGGATTTCACAGGCATCTGTCCAAACCAGTTGAACCAGATGAGTTAGTTAAGGCAATTGCAACTCTGATTGGTAGGAGTGACGACTCTCACCGCTAATTGCAAGCAATGTAGCGGGAGCATCTAACCTCGCAGCTAGAATTTGCTGATTCACGGGTCTGGTATTCCAGTAACCTCCACAGCCAGCAACGATGCGTCCACACCGCTGTTTTGTACAAGAAACCAAAGTTTTGTACAACCAAGGTAACTGATTTTACGCAACCAACCTAACAGATAAAATCTGTATTTCTGGATGCAACCCCATATCAGTTTTCAAGGTTCAGTCCGTTCAATTGGGATGAGAGTTTCCCGGTCTTCGACCTGAACGGTGGACTACTGACTCGATCTCTTTAATTATACCCTAAAATCCTTGCTACACAAAGGTTTTAAACTATGAAGATTACAAAAAGATTGGTAAATATAAGGGTATCGAACCCTTGTATTTACCCCGGAGGCTTTGATGGGAATGATTAATACATTGAATTTTTCTCGCCGACTTACTTAAATTCATGTAAAAAATATGGAAATTAGTTTGTAGCGAATGTAAAAAACGTCTTTAAAAACTTTTAATTAGAGTACTCCAAGTAAAAAAATGCCCAATTTTCATTGCGAGCGTTCGCGAAGCGTCTCGTAGAGAAACGAAGCAATCCCAAGGGCTGTGATTGCTTCGCTTCGCTCGCAATGACGGGCTTTGGATCATTTATTTTTTGAAACACTATTATTTAGATAACTGGCATTAAACCATTATATACAAAAAGACCAGCCTCCCACAGCTGGTCTAGAAAATGTTTTTTGCGTTGTCTTCTCAAGAGAGTTAAAACCCAATTGCGCGTTCCCAAAATGCAACGGGCAACTTTTCTTAACAATATTGTAACAGTGAACACAGATTTTTCCTGAATATTCATCAAAAAAAGATATTAACAAAGCTAAAAAGCCTCTATCTATTAGAATAATTCAGTAGATCCCAGGGTATAGTCTGACAAGGCCATAGGCACTGGAAGCAGAAAAGAAATAAATGACTTATGTCCCAATACGCTTGGGTTATACCATTTCACAAAAACCTTAATCTGCGGAGGTTAGGGAGCCACTGCGCCCTTGCGGTTTCCGGGGAAGCAAGCTACGCGCAGCGTCTCCCCTTGTGAGAAGCAAGTGGCGTTTGAGGAACGAAACCCAACATTAAAGGTTATACCAATTCAATTAATGATTGCAACACATCTTTGGGTTAAGACGCGATGAATCGCATCTCTACAAGTGGTACAAATGGTACAGATGATCTTAAGGGCACAGCATTGATGTTTCCCTATCTGTGTATTTCATTTACCTGAAAAACGCTGTATATCCAATATTTCAGTTCGCGATCGCTCGGTACAAGTGCCCCATCTCCAATACCCATAACTAATTCCCAATGACTATTTGTGGTTTTCCCCAGAGAATACTCTCTTGCTTGTAAATTGCAATTCCCGGTTTTGCTCCTTTAGGTTTGTAGACGTGTTTTAGCTGGGTGTAAACTACTGGTACTTGCTCACTCTGACGGGCACGACTATAGTAAGCGGCAAGATTAGCTACAAATTGCAAATCAGCTTCTTCTGCAACAGCACCGGGTTCTAGACGTAGTAGTAGATGGCTCCCTGGAATTTCTTGAGCGTGGAACCAGATGTCATAATCCCCAGCTACACGAAAAGTTAATTGGTCATTTTGGCGATTGTTACGACCAATTAATACCTCAAAGCCACTAGGAGTAAGATAACGATGAAAGTTGGTACTGGGGGCTTCGTTTGCGCTACGGCTGCGATATTCTGGATCTTCTAGATACTTTTGCCCAATCAACTCTTCACGAATTTCTTCTAAAGCTCGCAAATCTTCTGCTGTTTGGTAGGTGTCTATTTGAGCGATCGCAGCTTCTACTTGTTCTAAATACTCAATTTCTGTCTGCACTTCTAATAGTAGGGGTTCCACAGCAGAACGAGCGCGTTTCAGCTTTTGATGTTGTTTATAAAGACTTTGGGCATTTTGGACAGCATTTTTATCTGGCTGAAGAGCGATCGCTACTGGCAAATTTGTCTCAAAATCAGCCAGGATAATTTCTTTCATCCCTGGTTCCCAATTTTGCAGGTGAGCCATCAATAAATCAGCTTTTTGTCGATACTCATCGGCTCGATCTGATTGCTGTAAGCGTGTTTTAAAAGTTTGAGCTTTATTGCGTAATTTCACCAGGATATTATGCAATTTCTGACTCAACTGATGGCGCAATTGAGAAAATAATTGTTGGTCAATTTGGTTACTATAGTAACGATTGAGCAACTCCTGAACATTTTTAACTTTTTCAACTCCACCCCAACCCATTACGGTGTAGCCATCTTTTGTCCAAGCGGGTTGAAATTTCTTGGAATCTAAGGCTTGTAGCCATTCTTGCCAACGCTCAAACAGCCGTCGCCAATCTTCGGGGTTGAGAGTATCGGTAGATGTTTCTGGTGCGATATTTGCTTCTAACAGCATTAACTCTAGTAATGCTGCACTCAAGCCACTATAACTTTTTAGTAATTGCCGCTTGATTGCTCCTGGTACTAAACTTACCCGTTCTTGCCAACGCTCTTGAGATTCGCTGAAACTGGGGACAGTTCCAGTGAGTTTTGGTGGTGTTTCATAAGGTTGTCCGGTTTGGATGGGACGGACACTAGATTGTTGCTGACTGACTTGATGAGCAGCAGTGATAATTATATTGCTAGCGTCGGTAAGAATGACGTTGCTATATTTGCCCATGATTTCTGCATAGACATGATACAGGGCACTTTCTCCGGGACGACGGGCAAATTGCAAATCAATCACCCGCTCCCAAGGGGCGATCGCTTCAATACCCACCAGCGCCAAACCACCCAGTTGGTGTATCAGTTGTTGGCTAAAGGTAAAAGTATCTGGCGATCGCGGTGGCGGATCGCCAATGCAAATATGTGCCGCTTGGGGATGCCAAGAAACTTGTAGCCAATCACGCTGTTTCAGGGTGCGTAATGCTATGGCAATAGTGTAGCGATCGCGCTGATAAACCTGTTCTGTCCGCGAGGGCAGCCAGTTAGCGCGTATTTCGCTACAAGTAGCTGTAAGGGTGGTGAAGTCAACTGGTTGCATAGCCGTTCGCGTTCAAAGGTCGATGCTCAGTATACTTCCATCATCTCTAATATTGATATTAATGTAGGCATCACATTGATCCCCAAAGAAATGTAGAGACGCAAAATTTTGCATCTCTCTACAAAAATCGGTATTTACGATGATTTTATCCGCAGTGTATTAGGTTGCTGGTTATTTAGCGATCAATGCAGGTTCCTTTGCTGATGGCTCTAATAATTGGGTGTAAAGTTCGCCTAACTGAACTGCTACGCCATGCCAACTAAATTTACTTTCAACGCGCTTTCTGCCAGCTTTACCTAATTCGTCTCGCCACTCTGGATCTAAGAGAATTCGGTCAATGGCAGACGCAAAAGCACTTACATTTTGTGGTGGTGCCAATAAACCAGTTTCTTCATTAACTACAGTAAACTGAAGTCCACCAACATCGCTAGCCACAACTGGAGTACCGCTTGCCATCGCTTCGATCGCTACGAGTCCAAAGGGTTCGTAGTGACTAGGAACAACGCAAACATCGGCAGCCGCGTAATAAGTTGGTAAAATATCTTGACTGAGACGACCAGCAAAGGTAGTCAAGTCAGAGATTCCTAAGTCATTGACGATTTGCTCAATGCGATCGCGCTCAAGGCCGTCGCTGTTACCTGGAGTACTACCACCACCAATAATTAGTTTGAAATTCTTGGAGTCGCGTAACCCAGACTCGTTTACTGCACGCACTAGGGTTTCTATACCTTTGCGTTGGTCAAAACGTCCTACATATAGTACAACTTTAGCCTCTTTCACAATCCCAAATTCAGCCCTAGCTGCTTCTCTGCCAATGGAACCAAAGCGCTGAATATCTGTACCGCAGGGAATGATGTCAATATTGCCTTCAGTGGAAACTAGCGATCGCATGTGTTGCTGTTCTTGTGGACTTGTGGCTACAATTCGCTCTGCTGTTTCCAACACCTGTTTTTCTACAGCTAATCGCTGATTGGCAATCAGAGGAATATTTTCTATAGTGTTATACTTCACTGCTCCTAATGAGTGGTACGTATGAACTTGCTTACTCTCTTGGATTTTCTTTAACTGCATCCCCACCCAACTAGAGAGCCAATAGTTAGTGTGAACTAACTGGTATGTAATGTCATTTTTTACTTGAAATTTCAGGAAATTATCAACAAATTCTGGCAGATATTCAAAAATTTCATCTCGCGGTACAAACTCAATCGGCCCAGCTTTTAAACGAATAGTTCGACAATTATCGCTATGTTCAATAATCAAGTCTTGCTCTAGACTCACTTTGCGGGTAAACATATCAACTTGCCATCCCAGCCGCGCTAGTGCTTCACCCACTTGGCGCACATAAACATTTTGTCCCCCAGCTTCTTCTTTCCCTATTTCAATCGCCGGATCACCGTGGACGGAAATCAAGGCGATACGTTTTTCGGTAGTAGAGTTCATAGTTTGAGTGTTTGCTGATTTTAAAAAAGTTTTAGGCAATTCCAAGTTCGTGTTTAGCACACTTTCCTGAATTGTTGAGGAACTTTGATTAATATTTATTTTAATTTAAGATGTCTAATATTTTTTTACATCTTCTGCCAGAAGTATAGT
This Nostoc sp. KVJ3 DNA region includes the following protein-coding sequences:
- a CDS encoding NFACT family protein — encoded protein: MQPVDFTTLTATCSEIRANWLPSRTEQVYQRDRYTIAIALRTLKQRDWLQVSWHPQAAHICIGDPPPRSPDTFTFSQQLIHQLGGLALVGIEAIAPWERVIDLQFARRPGESALYHVYAEIMGKYSNVILTDASNIIITAAHQVSQQQSSVRPIQTGQPYETPPKLTGTVPSFSESQERWQERVSLVPGAIKRQLLKSYSGLSAALLELMLLEANIAPETSTDTLNPEDWRRLFERWQEWLQALDSKKFQPAWTKDGYTVMGWGGVEKVKNVQELLNRYYSNQIDQQLFSQLRHQLSQKLHNILVKLRNKAQTFKTRLQQSDRADEYRQKADLLMAHLQNWEPGMKEIILADFETNLPVAIALQPDKNAVQNAQSLYKQHQKLKRARSAVEPLLLEVQTEIEYLEQVEAAIAQIDTYQTAEDLRALEEIREELIGQKYLEDPEYRSRSANEAPSTNFHRYLTPSGFEVLIGRNNRQNDQLTFRVAGDYDIWFHAQEIPGSHLLLRLEPGAVAEEADLQFVANLAAYYSRARQSEQVPVVYTQLKHVYKPKGAKPGIAIYKQESILWGKPQIVIGN
- a CDS encoding glycosyltransferase family 4 protein is translated as MNSTTEKRIALISVHGDPAIEIGKEEAGGQNVYVRQVGEALARLGWQVDMFTRKVSLEQDLIIEHSDNCRTIRLKAGPIEFVPRDEIFEYLPEFVDNFLKFQVKNDITYQLVHTNYWLSSWVGMQLKKIQESKQVHTYHSLGAVKYNTIENIPLIANQRLAVEKQVLETAERIVATSPQEQQHMRSLVSTEGNIDIIPCGTDIQRFGSIGREAARAEFGIVKEAKVVLYVGRFDQRKGIETLVRAVNESGLRDSKNFKLIIGGGSTPGNSDGLERDRIEQIVNDLGISDLTTFAGRLSQDILPTYYAAADVCVVPSHYEPFGLVAIEAMASGTPVVASDVGGLQFTVVNEETGLLAPPQNVSAFASAIDRILLDPEWRDELGKAGRKRVESKFSWHGVAVQLGELYTQLLEPSAKEPALIAK